One Pseudomonas sp. AN-1 genomic region harbors:
- a CDS encoding PhzF family phenazine biosynthesis protein, with product MRTVPFKQVDVFTRVPFRGNPVAVVLQAEGLSSEQMQRIARWTNLSETTFVLPASSAAADYRVRIFTPASELPFAGHPTLGTAHALLEAGVIAPRDGRLVQECTAGLIGLEVSEDGDGERWITFDLPQPAITALDDADVDELEAILGCAVSREARPRLIDVGARWIIAQLDSAAAVLACRPDMARMKLIEQEPQETGVTIFGAHPAGQPAGIEVRSFAPACGIDEDPVCGSGNGCVAAFIRDSGQVAQFGSQYLAAQGAAIGRTGLLRIAIDAARIQVGGMAVTCIDGRIAC from the coding sequence ATGCGCACCGTCCCCTTCAAGCAAGTCGACGTCTTCACCCGTGTCCCGTTCAGGGGCAACCCGGTCGCCGTGGTGCTGCAGGCCGAAGGCCTCTCCAGCGAGCAGATGCAGCGGATCGCCCGCTGGACCAACCTGTCCGAGACCACCTTCGTGCTGCCGGCCAGCAGCGCCGCGGCGGACTACCGGGTGCGCATCTTCACTCCCGCCTCCGAACTGCCGTTCGCCGGCCACCCGACCCTCGGCACCGCCCACGCGCTGCTGGAAGCCGGGGTGATCGCCCCGCGCGACGGTCGGCTGGTGCAGGAGTGCACGGCCGGGCTGATCGGTCTGGAAGTGAGCGAGGACGGCGACGGCGAGCGCTGGATCACCTTCGACCTGCCGCAGCCGGCGATCACCGCGCTGGACGACGCCGATGTCGACGAGCTGGAGGCCATTCTCGGCTGCGCGGTGTCCCGCGAAGCCCGGCCGCGGCTGATCGACGTCGGCGCGCGCTGGATCATCGCCCAGCTGGACAGCGCCGCGGCGGTGCTGGCCTGCCGGCCGGACATGGCGCGCATGAAGCTGATCGAGCAGGAGCCGCAGGAAACCGGGGTGACCATCTTCGGCGCCCATCCCGCCGGCCAGCCGGCGGGCATCGAGGTGCGCTCCTTCGCCCCGGCCTGCGGCATCGACGAGGACCCGGTGTGCGGCAGCGGCAACGGCTGCGTGGCCGCCTTCATCCGCGACAGCGGGCAGGTGGCGCAGTTCGGCAGCCAGTACCTCGCCGCCCAGGGCGCCGCCATCGGTCGCACCGGGCTGCTGCGCATCGCCATCGACGCGGCGCGCATCCAGGTCGGCGGCATGGCGGTGACCTGCATCGACGGGCGGATCGCCTGCTGA
- a CDS encoding polysaccharide pyruvyl transferase family protein, with amino-acid sequence MPHAHPTLLFGAFDRHNFGDLLFPHIATALLAGRELRFAGLAGHDLRPWGGHQVEALATLARELAGQPVDLLHVGGELLACDAWEAAVMLLPADQVQATLARLDHLPAERLAWAQAVLGIPDRAPYVAGHGLFPQARLLFDAVGGMDLDTRDPALRAEVLGKLRAADYLSVRDRRTQTLLREAGIAAQLLPDPAVLVREMFGARIERHAAQGEVAELQRAFPRGYLAVQFSADFGDDATLTAIAAQLDRVAQARGLGIAFFRAGAAPWHDDLDCYRRTAARMRAPTRIRATLDLWDICALIAASSGFLGSSLHGRIVAMAYALPRLTLQRRGPGKPEAYAATWESAGLPLGVLPTEIAEGLDVALGANGHSMHELAHALAARYREGFAVLCDRLRA; translated from the coding sequence ATGCCCCACGCCCACCCCACCCTGCTGTTCGGCGCCTTCGACCGGCACAACTTCGGCGACCTGCTGTTCCCGCACATCGCCACCGCGCTACTGGCGGGGCGTGAACTGCGCTTCGCCGGGCTGGCCGGCCACGACCTGCGGCCGTGGGGCGGCCACCAGGTCGAGGCGCTGGCGACGCTGGCCCGGGAACTCGCCGGCCAGCCGGTCGACCTGCTGCACGTCGGCGGCGAGCTGCTGGCCTGCGATGCCTGGGAGGCAGCGGTGATGCTGCTGCCGGCAGACCAGGTGCAGGCCACGCTGGCGCGCCTCGACCACCTGCCGGCCGAGCGTCTGGCCTGGGCGCAGGCCGTGCTGGGCATTCCTGACCGGGCGCCCTACGTGGCGGGGCACGGGCTGTTCCCGCAGGCGCGCCTGCTGTTCGACGCGGTGGGCGGCATGGATCTGGATACACGCGATCCGGCCCTGCGCGCCGAGGTGCTGGGCAAGCTGCGCGCCGCCGATTACCTGAGCGTGCGTGACCGGCGCACCCAGACGCTGCTGCGGGAGGCCGGCATCGCCGCGCAACTGCTGCCCGACCCGGCGGTGCTGGTGCGCGAGATGTTCGGCGCGCGGATCGAGCGCCATGCCGCGCAGGGCGAGGTCGCCGAACTCCAGCGCGCCTTCCCCCGCGGCTATCTGGCCGTGCAGTTCAGCGCCGACTTCGGCGACGACGCCACCCTCACGGCCATCGCCGCGCAGCTGGACCGCGTCGCGCAGGCCCGCGGACTGGGCATCGCCTTCTTCCGCGCCGGCGCCGCGCCCTGGCACGACGATCTGGACTGCTACCGGCGCACGGCGGCGCGGATGCGCGCGCCGACGCGCATCCGCGCCACGCTCGACCTCTGGGACATCTGCGCGCTGATCGCCGCCAGCAGCGGTTTCCTCGGCAGCAGCCTGCACGGGCGGATCGTCGCCATGGCCTACGCCCTGCCCCGCCTCACCCTGCAGCGCCGCGGCCCCGGCAAGCCCGAGGCCTACGCCGCCACCTGGGAGTCAGCCGGGCTGCCGCTCGGCGTGCTGCCGACGGAGATCGCCGAGGGCCTGGACGTGGCCCTCGGCGCCAACGGTCACTCAATGCACGAGCTGGCCCATGCGCTGGCTGCACGCTACCGCGAGGGCTTCGCAGTACTGTGCGACCGACTACGGGCCTGA
- a CDS encoding DUF3775 domain-containing protein, which yields MITVNPETVARLMDLARAFHAKELVVIPQEPNSPSDDWALQALADHGDDEYYGEFESIIDDLEPDQQQEVVALMWLGRGDGTLEEWDDLLKQAAEQWNLRTADYLIAHPFLAEYLREGLDLQGYGGD from the coding sequence ATGATCACCGTCAACCCGGAAACCGTTGCCCGGCTCATGGACCTGGCCCGTGCCTTTCACGCCAAGGAACTGGTGGTCATCCCCCAGGAACCCAACAGCCCGAGCGACGACTGGGCCCTGCAGGCGCTTGCCGACCACGGGGACGACGAGTACTACGGCGAGTTCGAGTCGATCATCGACGACCTGGAGCCGGACCAGCAGCAGGAAGTGGTGGCGCTGATGTGGCTGGGCCGCGGCGACGGCACCCTGGAGGAGTGGGACGATCTGCTCAAGCAGGCCGCCGAACAGTGGAATCTGCGCACCGCCGACTATCTGATTGCCCATCCGTTTCTGGCGGAGTATCTAAGGGAGGGGTTGGATTTGCAGGGGTATGGGGGCGATTGA
- a CDS encoding acyl-CoA dehydrogenase family protein: protein MNDLEFTEEQRMIRDMAREFAQREIAPNAAAWAEAGWIDDRLVAQMGELGLLGMVVPEEWGGSYIDYVAYALAVEEISAGDGATGALMSVHNSVGCGPLLNYGSQAQKEAWLPRLASGQAVGCFCLTEPQAGSEANNLRTRAELKDGQWVLNGAKQFITNGKRAKLAIVFAVTDPELGKKGLSAFLVPTDTPGFVVERAEHKMGLRASDTCAIALDDCRIPQENLLGERGKGLAIALSNLEGGRIGIAAQSIGIARAAFEAALRYARERVQFGKPIIEHQSIANLLADMHTRINAARLLTHHAARLRSAGQPCLSEASQAKLFASEMAEQVCSNAIQIHGGYGYLEDYQVERYYRDARITQIYEGTSEIQRMLIARELGGYQL, encoded by the coding sequence ATGAACGATCTGGAATTCACCGAAGAACAACGCATGATCCGCGACATGGCCCGCGAATTCGCCCAGCGCGAGATCGCCCCCAACGCCGCCGCGTGGGCAGAGGCCGGCTGGATCGACGACCGCCTGGTCGCGCAGATGGGCGAGCTGGGCCTACTCGGCATGGTGGTGCCCGAGGAGTGGGGCGGCAGCTACATCGACTACGTGGCCTACGCCTTGGCCGTAGAGGAAATCTCCGCCGGCGACGGCGCCACCGGCGCGCTGATGAGCGTGCACAACTCGGTGGGCTGCGGCCCGCTGCTCAACTACGGCAGCCAGGCGCAGAAGGAAGCCTGGCTGCCCCGCCTGGCCAGCGGCCAGGCCGTCGGCTGCTTCTGCCTGACCGAGCCGCAGGCCGGCTCCGAGGCCAACAACCTGCGCACCCGCGCCGAACTGAAGGACGGCCAGTGGGTGCTCAACGGCGCCAAGCAGTTCATCACCAACGGCAAGCGCGCCAAGCTGGCCATCGTCTTCGCCGTCACCGACCCGGAGCTGGGCAAGAAGGGCCTGTCGGCCTTCCTGGTGCCCACCGACACCCCCGGCTTCGTGGTCGAGCGCGCCGAGCACAAGATGGGTCTGCGCGCCTCCGACACCTGCGCCATCGCCCTCGACGACTGCCGCATCCCACAGGAGAACCTGCTCGGCGAACGCGGCAAGGGCCTGGCCATCGCCCTCTCCAACCTGGAAGGCGGGCGCATCGGCATCGCCGCGCAGTCCATCGGCATCGCCCGCGCCGCTTTCGAGGCCGCGCTGCGCTACGCCCGCGAGCGCGTGCAGTTCGGCAAGCCGATCATCGAGCACCAGAGCATCGCCAACCTGCTGGCCGACATGCACACCCGCATCAACGCCGCCCGCCTGCTCACCCACCACGCCGCCCGCCTGCGCAGCGCCGGCCAGCCCTGCCTGTCCGAAGCCTCCCAGGCCAAGCTGTTCGCCTCGGAAATGGCCGAACAGGTCTGCTCCAACGCCATCCAGATCCACGGCGGCTACGGCTACCTGGAGGACTACCAGGTGGAGCGTTACTACCGCGATGCAAGGATCACGCAGATCTACGAGGGGACCAGCGAGATTCAACGGATGTTGATTGCAAGGGAGTTGGGGGGCTATCAGCTGTGA
- a CDS encoding enoyl-CoA hydratase/isomerase family protein, with translation MSEAPVLAAVRNRIGHLTLNRPAGLNAVNLEMVRLLQRQLQEWADDPEILAVVLRANGAKAFCAGGDIRALYDSFRAGDDQWQRFFEEEYALDQYIHAYRKPILALMDGFVLGGGMGLVQGAALRVITERTKMGMPETAIGYFPDVGASHFLSRLPGELGTYLGVTGVQIRAADALYAGLADWCLPSEQLGELDRCLDNLSWTVHPQEALRTLLATLASRKLPGAELRALHPAIEQHFAQETAAAIRASLQSETRPEFQHWAEETVKLLDGRSPLAMEVTRELLRRGRELPLAECFALELHLDRQWFARGEIMEGVRALIVDKDKNPRWNPPSLAAVSIERVASFFPSSQTAGKARQAI, from the coding sequence ATGAGCGAAGCCCCCGTGCTGGCCGCGGTGCGCAACCGCATCGGCCACCTGACCCTCAACCGCCCGGCCGGCCTCAACGCCGTCAACCTGGAGATGGTGCGCCTGCTGCAACGCCAGCTGCAGGAGTGGGCGGATGACCCGGAGATCCTCGCCGTGGTGCTGCGCGCCAATGGCGCCAAGGCCTTCTGCGCCGGCGGCGACATCCGCGCGCTGTACGACAGCTTCAGGGCCGGCGACGATCAGTGGCAGCGCTTCTTCGAGGAGGAATACGCCCTCGACCAGTACATCCACGCCTACCGCAAGCCGATCCTCGCCCTGATGGACGGCTTCGTGCTCGGCGGCGGCATGGGCCTGGTGCAGGGCGCCGCGCTGCGGGTGATCACCGAGCGGACGAAAATGGGCATGCCGGAAACCGCCATCGGCTACTTCCCGGATGTCGGCGCCAGCCATTTCCTCTCCCGCCTGCCCGGCGAGCTGGGCACCTACCTGGGCGTCACCGGCGTGCAGATCCGCGCCGCCGACGCCCTCTACGCCGGCCTGGCCGACTGGTGCCTGCCCAGCGAGCAGCTCGGCGAGCTGGACCGCTGCCTCGACAACCTGAGCTGGACGGTGCACCCGCAGGAGGCCCTGCGCACCCTGCTCGCCACCCTCGCCTCGCGCAAGTTGCCCGGCGCCGAACTCAGGGCCCTGCACCCGGCCATCGAGCAGCACTTCGCCCAGGAAACTGCCGCGGCGATCCGCGCCTCTCTGCAGAGCGAAACGCGCCCCGAGTTCCAGCACTGGGCCGAGGAAACCGTCAAGCTGCTGGATGGCCGCTCGCCGCTGGCCATGGAAGTCACCCGCGAACTGCTGCGCCGCGGCCGCGAGCTGCCGCTGGCCGAGTGCTTCGCCCTCGAACTGCACCTGGACCGCCAGTGGTTCGCCCGCGGCGAGATCATGGAGGGCGTGCGCGCGCTGATCGTCGACAAGGACAAGAACCCGCGCTGGAATCCGCCCAGCCTCGCTGCCGTGAGCATCGAGCGGGTAGCCAGCTTCTTCCCGAGCAGCCAGACTGCCGGAAAGGCCCGCCAGGCGATCTGA
- the mmsB gene encoding 3-hydroxyisobutyrate dehydrogenase — translation MHIGFLGLGHMGAPMARNLLKAGHQLTVFDPVPAAVASLVEAGAQAADSAGGVARAEVELIVTMLPAAAHVKAVYLGDDGLLANVRPGVLLIDSSTIDPQSARDVAAAAEKHGNPMLDAPVSGGTGGAAAGTLTFMVGGSDADFDRAQPVLAAMGKNIVHCGGNGNGQAAKVANNMLLGISMIGVAEAMSLGVALGVDPKVLAGIINTSSGRCWSSDTYNPFPGVMDNVPASRGYEGGFGSDLMLKDLGLASEAAKQARQPVILGALAQQLYQTFSAQGNGQLDFSAIINLYRKDA, via the coding sequence ATGCATATCGGCTTTCTCGGACTCGGCCACATGGGCGCCCCGATGGCGCGCAACCTGCTCAAGGCCGGCCACCAGCTGACCGTCTTCGACCCGGTGCCGGCAGCCGTCGCATCCCTGGTCGAGGCCGGCGCCCAGGCCGCCGACTCGGCGGGCGGCGTGGCCCGCGCAGAGGTCGAACTGATCGTCACCATGCTGCCGGCAGCGGCCCACGTGAAGGCGGTCTACCTCGGCGACGACGGCCTGCTCGCCAACGTGCGCCCCGGCGTGCTGCTGATCGACTCCTCCACCATCGACCCGCAGAGCGCCCGCGACGTGGCCGCCGCTGCGGAAAAGCACGGCAACCCGATGCTCGACGCGCCGGTCTCCGGCGGCACCGGCGGCGCTGCGGCCGGCACCCTGACCTTCATGGTCGGCGGCAGCGATGCCGACTTCGACCGCGCCCAGCCGGTGCTGGCGGCGATGGGCAAGAACATCGTCCACTGCGGCGGCAACGGCAACGGCCAGGCCGCCAAGGTGGCCAACAACATGCTGCTGGGCATCTCGATGATCGGCGTCGCCGAGGCGATGAGCCTGGGCGTGGCCCTCGGCGTCGATCCCAAGGTGCTGGCCGGCATCATCAACACCTCCAGCGGCCGCTGCTGGAGCTCGGACACCTACAACCCCTTCCCCGGCGTGATGGACAACGTACCGGCCTCGCGCGGCTACGAAGGCGGCTTCGGCAGCGACCTGATGCTCAAGGATCTCGGCCTGGCCAGCGAAGCCGCCAAGCAGGCCCGTCAGCCGGTGATCCTCGGCGCCCTCGCCCAGCAGCTCTACCAGACCTTCAGCGCCCAGGGGAACGGCCAGCTGGACTTCTCGGCGATCATCAACCTGTACCGCAAGGACGCCTGA
- a CDS encoding CoA-acylating methylmalonate-semialdehyde dehydrogenase — protein MTATRSIPTVKLLINGEFVESKTTEWRDVVNPATQEVLARVPFATQEEMNAAVASAKAAFKTWRKTPIGARARIFLKYQQLIRENMKELAAILTAEQGKTLPDAEGDVFRGLEVVEHAANIGSLQLGELANNVAGGVDTYTLNQPLGVCAGITPFNFPAMIPLWMFPMAIATGNTFVLKPSEQDPMVTMRLAELALQAGIPAGVLNVIHGGADAVNLLCDHPDIKAVSFVGSTKVGTHVYNRASLNGKRAQCMMGAKNHAIVLPDAHKQQTLANLVGSCFGAAGQRCMALSVVILVGEAQSWLPELVEKAKTLKVNGGTEPGTDVGPVISRAALERINGLIAQGVAEGAELLLDGRNPQVPGYTDGNFVAPTIFAGVRPEMTIYQEEIFGPVLCVMQAATMDEAIEIINANPNGNGTAIFTRSGAAARHFQEEIDVGQVGINVPIPVPVPLFSFTGSRGSKLGDLGPYGKQVVQFYTQTKTVTARWFDEDEVGHVNTTITLK, from the coding sequence ATGACCGCTACCCGCTCCATCCCCACCGTCAAGCTGCTGATCAATGGCGAGTTCGTCGAATCGAAAACCACCGAGTGGCGCGACGTCGTCAACCCGGCCACCCAGGAAGTGCTGGCCCGCGTACCCTTCGCCACCCAGGAAGAAATGAACGCCGCCGTGGCCAGCGCCAAGGCCGCCTTCAAGACCTGGCGCAAGACCCCGATCGGCGCCCGCGCGCGGATCTTCCTCAAGTACCAGCAGCTGATCCGCGAGAACATGAAGGAGCTGGCGGCGATCCTCACCGCCGAGCAGGGCAAGACCCTGCCGGACGCCGAGGGCGACGTGTTCCGCGGCCTGGAGGTGGTCGAGCACGCCGCCAACATCGGCAGCCTGCAGCTCGGCGAGCTGGCCAACAACGTCGCCGGCGGCGTCGACACCTACACCCTCAACCAGCCGCTGGGCGTGTGCGCCGGCATCACCCCGTTCAACTTCCCGGCGATGATCCCGCTGTGGATGTTCCCGATGGCCATCGCCACCGGCAACACCTTCGTCCTCAAGCCCTCCGAGCAGGACCCCATGGTCACCATGCGCCTGGCCGAGCTGGCGCTGCAGGCCGGCATCCCGGCGGGCGTGCTCAACGTGATCCACGGCGGCGCCGACGCGGTGAACCTGCTGTGTGACCACCCGGACATCAAGGCGGTGTCCTTCGTCGGCTCCACCAAGGTAGGCACCCACGTCTACAACCGTGCCTCGCTGAACGGCAAGCGCGCCCAGTGCATGATGGGCGCCAAGAACCACGCCATCGTCCTGCCCGACGCCCACAAGCAGCAAACCCTGGCCAACCTGGTCGGCTCCTGCTTCGGCGCCGCCGGCCAGCGCTGCATGGCGCTGTCGGTGGTGATCCTGGTGGGCGAGGCACAGAGCTGGCTGCCGGAGCTGGTCGAGAAGGCCAAGACCCTCAAGGTCAACGGCGGCACCGAGCCGGGCACCGACGTCGGCCCGGTGATCTCGCGCGCCGCCCTGGAGCGCATCAACGGTCTGATCGCCCAAGGCGTGGCGGAAGGCGCCGAGCTGCTGCTCGACGGTCGCAACCCGCAGGTGCCGGGCTACACCGACGGCAACTTCGTCGCCCCGACGATCTTCGCCGGCGTGCGCCCAGAGATGACCATCTACCAGGAAGAAATCTTCGGCCCGGTGCTCTGCGTGATGCAGGCGGCGACCATGGACGAGGCCATCGAGATCATCAACGCCAATCCCAACGGCAACGGCACCGCCATCTTCACCCGCTCCGGCGCTGCCGCCCGCCACTTCCAGGAAGAGATCGACGTCGGTCAGGTCGGCATCAACGTGCCGATCCCGGTACCGGTGCCGCTGTTCTCCTTCACCGGCTCGCGCGGCTCCAAGCTCGGCGACCTGGGCCCGTATGGCAAGCAGGTGGTGCAGTTCTACACCCAGACCAAGACGGTCACCGCGCGCTGGTTCGACGAGGACGAGGTCGGCCACGTCAACACCACCATCACCCTGAAGTGA
- a CDS encoding LysR family transcriptional regulator — protein MDWDNLRYFLELSRAGTLTAAARRLGVDHTTVARRVQALEKQFGQPLFIRGGAGYTLAEAGRRLLAQAEAMESAFLAIEQPGEGGPDTLSGSVRIGATEGYGVALLAGQLAGLSTRYPHLGIDLLAVPRTVHLARHEADIVITLERPERGPYIITRLTDYVLRLYGSRDYLARHPPIRRREDLRQHRFVSYIEDLLYSKELYYLDEIGRPGQVALRSTSILAQQNAVLADAGLAILPSFTAHREPKLVEVLADDIEFVRTFWMLMPAENKDLARMRVCWDFLREMAADNLDLMMGRG, from the coding sequence ATGGACTGGGACAACCTGCGCTATTTCCTCGAACTGTCGCGAGCCGGCACGCTGACCGCGGCGGCGCGGCGCCTGGGCGTCGATCACACCACGGTGGCGCGCCGCGTGCAGGCACTGGAGAAGCAGTTCGGCCAGCCGCTGTTCATCCGCGGCGGCGCCGGCTACACGTTGGCCGAGGCCGGACGGCGCCTGCTGGCGCAGGCCGAGGCGATGGAAAGCGCCTTCCTCGCCATCGAGCAGCCGGGGGAGGGCGGGCCGGACACCCTGTCCGGCTCGGTGCGCATCGGCGCCACCGAGGGTTACGGTGTGGCCCTGCTGGCCGGACAGCTCGCCGGGCTGAGCACGCGCTATCCGCACCTGGGCATCGACCTGCTGGCGGTACCGCGCACCGTGCACCTGGCGCGTCACGAGGCGGACATCGTCATCACCCTGGAGCGCCCGGAGCGCGGGCCGTACATCATCACCCGGCTCACCGACTACGTGCTGCGCCTGTACGGCTCGCGCGACTATCTGGCTCGCCATCCGCCGATCCGCCGCCGCGAGGACCTGCGCCAGCACCGCTTCGTCAGCTACATCGAGGACCTGCTGTACAGCAAGGAGCTCTACTACCTGGACGAGATCGGCCGCCCGGGCCAGGTCGCCCTGCGCAGCACCAGCATCCTCGCCCAGCAGAACGCCGTGCTGGCCGATGCCGGGCTGGCGATCCTGCCGAGCTTCACCGCGCACCGCGAGCCGAAGCTGGTCGAGGTACTGGCCGACGACATCGAGTTCGTGCGCACCTTCTGGATGCTGATGCCGGCGGAGAACAAGGACCTGGCGCGCATGCGCGTGTGCTGGGACTTCCTGCGCGAGATGGCGGCGGACAACCTCGACCTGATGATGGGGCGGGGCTGA
- a CDS encoding TonB-dependent receptor plug domain-containing protein: MFSARRFALLSLLPCLSGSPAGLAADLFLASEELPEVLTATRLKQSSAAVPGSVTVLDRALIQATGARDIPELMRLVPGMMVGYSGYAKGNLATVNYHGSRATEARRLQVLVDGRSVYRPGLATVDWGDIPLAIEDIERIEVFRGPNTVSYGANALMGVISITTRNPADSQGSRLKYTRGERGVDDWYASQGFRAGSGDFRLSLSGQEDNGFHHTDWGEKYRDSRRSTRMQLSASHAVGDNQTLDWQLAAKEGSNQRNYDFEDEPLVESIVAPGDTDRDVSARDYAGSLRWNVDLDPRHNVQLQAYAQRWERRQAWRSCDLGLAFDPDVAALFALSPDYLHQISGVIRAGEILGTRFTVSPPGTPEEMALGLAIMNKFYDDPTARSAVCGDTDQDIDETRYDLELQDTLGLTDNLRLLSGIGYRHDRSESRTYFNGNLSNDIWRLFGHLEWYLTEHLVLQGGAMYERDRLSGDSLTPRIALNYLITPRHGLRFVYSEAIRSPDMQENNVDWRYRLDNLSGLPGRDSAYGFAHAVGPGNLDQEIMRSREIGYNGHFDFGLSIDIKVFNDEIHRMISEPLDVKEFEPSNRHWMWFRGAETEIDWQAGRQDRLRLTYAYVDFAASHKSDRRLTARYSGSAGWMRDWGWGWSSGLFYYGADLLNERRFERLDLRLAKRLYLGGTELELAGVLQQRLDDEPLTWRENLYDDRRQLYFSAQVEF; this comes from the coding sequence ATGTTCTCGGCCCGCCGTTTCGCCCTGCTCAGTCTGTTGCCCTGCCTGTCCGGCAGCCCGGCAGGGTTGGCTGCCGATTTGTTTCTGGCCAGCGAGGAACTGCCCGAGGTACTTACCGCCACGCGACTCAAGCAGTCGTCTGCGGCAGTACCGGGTAGCGTTACCGTGCTTGACCGTGCGCTGATCCAGGCCACCGGGGCGCGCGACATTCCCGAGCTGATGCGTCTGGTTCCGGGGATGATGGTCGGCTACAGCGGCTATGCAAAGGGCAACCTGGCCACGGTCAACTATCACGGCAGCCGTGCCACCGAGGCACGTCGCCTGCAGGTACTGGTCGATGGTCGCTCGGTGTACAGGCCGGGTTTGGCCACGGTGGACTGGGGTGATATCCCTTTGGCCATCGAGGACATCGAGCGTATCGAGGTGTTCCGCGGGCCGAACACGGTCAGTTACGGCGCCAACGCCCTGATGGGTGTGATCAGCATTACCACGCGTAACCCGGCCGACAGTCAGGGCTCTCGGCTGAAATACACCCGTGGTGAGCGTGGTGTAGACGACTGGTATGCCAGTCAGGGTTTTCGCGCCGGCAGCGGCGACTTCCGTCTGTCGCTCTCGGGGCAGGAAGACAACGGTTTCCATCACACCGACTGGGGAGAGAAGTACCGCGACAGCCGGCGCAGTACCCGCATGCAACTGAGTGCCAGCCATGCCGTGGGCGATAACCAGACACTGGACTGGCAACTGGCGGCCAAGGAGGGTAGCAACCAGCGTAACTATGATTTCGAGGATGAGCCGCTGGTGGAGAGCATCGTGGCGCCTGGAGATACTGACCGAGACGTCAGCGCTCGAGATTATGCCGGCTCGCTGCGCTGGAACGTCGACCTCGACCCCCGGCACAATGTGCAATTGCAGGCATATGCGCAGCGCTGGGAGCGCCGTCAAGCCTGGCGTAGTTGCGATCTGGGGCTGGCCTTCGATCCGGATGTGGCGGCCCTGTTTGCCCTCTCCCCGGACTATCTCCACCAGATATCCGGGGTCATCAGGGCTGGCGAGATTCTCGGTACCCGTTTCACCGTTTCTCCGCCCGGCACTCCGGAAGAGATGGCGCTGGGTCTCGCCATCATGAACAAGTTCTACGACGATCCGACGGCGCGCAGCGCGGTCTGCGGCGATACCGATCAGGACATCGACGAGACCCGGTATGACCTGGAGCTGCAGGATACGCTGGGTCTGACCGACAATCTGCGCCTGCTCAGCGGCATAGGTTACCGACATGACCGCAGCGAATCACGGACCTACTTCAATGGCAACCTGAGCAACGATATCTGGCGACTGTTCGGTCATCTGGAGTGGTACCTGACCGAGCACCTGGTGTTGCAGGGCGGCGCGATGTACGAGCGCGACCGGCTCAGCGGCGACTCGCTGACGCCAAGGATCGCCCTCAATTATCTGATCACTCCTCGCCATGGCCTGCGTTTCGTCTACTCGGAGGCGATTCGCTCGCCGGACATGCAGGAGAACAACGTCGACTGGCGCTATCGTCTCGACAATCTCAGCGGGTTGCCGGGGCGCGACTCGGCCTATGGATTCGCCCACGCAGTGGGGCCGGGAAATCTCGATCAGGAGATCATGCGTTCGCGCGAGATCGGCTACAACGGCCACTTCGATTTCGGCCTGAGCATCGATATCAAGGTGTTCAACGACGAGATCCACCGCATGATCAGCGAGCCGCTGGACGTCAAGGAGTTCGAGCCCAGCAATCGCCACTGGATGTGGTTCCGTGGTGCCGAAACCGAGATCGACTGGCAGGCCGGCCGGCAGGATCGCCTGCGTCTGACCTACGCCTATGTCGACTTTGCTGCCTCGCACAAGAGCGACCGCCGGCTGACCGCCCGCTACAGTGGTTCGGCAGGCTGGATGCGCGACTGGGGTTGGGGCTGGTCGAGCGGTCTGTTCTATTACGGCGCCGACCTGCTCAATGAACGCCGATTCGAGCGGCTCGACCTGCGCCTGGCCAAGCGCCTCTACCTCGGTGGCACCGAGCTGGAGCTGGCGGGTGTGTTGCAGCAGCGTCTGGACGACGAGCCGCTGACCTGGCGGGAAAACCTTTACGATGACCGTCGCCAGCTTTACTTCAGTGCCCAGGTCGAGTTCTAG
- a CDS encoding response regulator, producing MKVLLVDDTDFNRTLPRVLLERHGCQVVECASGPEALQAAASGDFDCVLLDVMMPGMSGIEVCQRLRADPANADLRIIAYTAHALPAETREIMAAGFNDLLVKPIDIRNLLSMLGIRAT from the coding sequence ATGAAAGTCCTGCTGGTCGACGACACCGATTTCAACCGCACCCTGCCACGGGTACTGCTCGAGCGCCACGGCTGCCAGGTGGTAGAGTGCGCCAGCGGCCCCGAGGCCCTGCAGGCAGCCGCCAGCGGAGACTTCGACTGCGTGCTGCTCGATGTCATGATGCCCGGCATGTCCGGCATCGAGGTCTGCCAGCGCCTGCGCGCCGACCCGGCCAACGCCGACCTGCGCATCATCGCCTACACCGCCCACGCCCTGCCGGCAGAAACCCGCGAGATCATGGCTGCCGGCTTCAACGACCTGCTGGTCAAGCCGATCGACATCCGCAACCTGCTGTCGATGCTCGGCATTCGCGCAACTTGA